Part of the Augochlora pura isolate Apur16 chromosome 10, APUR_v2.2.1, whole genome shotgun sequence genome, atggtaatacatacatgtatttcgtttcgattcgatttcattcgatttcattcgattcgTGCAATCGAGAAGATTCTCACATGCTTGtgtactatacatatatgcagtatgtatatatgtaacaTATGTACAATACCATTACCGCCGTCACTATCGATGTTGACGTTGACTTTTGTGCATGTACGTTACGCGACACGTATTATGTATTCGATAATGTATATAATCGAAGTTATATGAAGAAATTGATACGTATCATCGCAATGTCTTGAATTTTGCGTGCGGGTAAATCCATTCTTGGATGAGATCAGCTTTCGTTTCGTTTGGCTCGGAAAATATCGTGTGTTCAAGATGTTGTCAGAGGTTGACGTATTCATAAGTAATTATACCCTCGTCGATCCCGAAATATATCAGCTTTGGGTCGATGGTCATTCTTGTgagtttgtaaaatttatttctctgacAAAATAGAAAGCTCTGCGCATAAACATGACATCCAAAATCCTCAAATGTAATCCCTTTCTAATCGCTGTGTTTTGACGTTCTACTAACTTAGCTAGCGATGCGGTCAATATTTTGCATCAACGAGGTATATGTCATCTAACGAACGCCCCTATCGAGTTGGTTGCTTCCGACATCCTAGACCACTATCGAACTTATGCTCTTTTGGAGAAACTGCTCCATACACCTACAAAATTAGCGAGCGAACAACTTGCGTTTCAGATAGAACCTCAAACTAGTCAGATGCTTATTGaaatgtaagaaaatttatgttaacaaTGTTGATCctggtaatttttaattaatgttcgCCGTGTAACGATCACGGTTACATTTGCTAGGTACTACGAATTCGATGATATTGTTATCAGAGAATTGTTGGGCAAAAAATTAACCTCGAAAAGTAGGAAAGATATGGACGAAGTATCGGAAAAGACGGGTATTACGTTAAAAAGCTGTCGCAGACAGTACGACAACGTAAAACGAGTATCTAAGGTTGTCGAGGATTTGCCAGGCTCCTTGGTCACTAATATCGAGCAACACTTTTTACTATCCGAAGACCTTGCCAAGTAAACATAAGTCAAAAATCACGAATTACTATCGCACCACCTCGATCACCccataacattattaattaatgaatactTACGATCCCTTAGGCGATACGCGGCTGTGGTGTTCATCGCGTGTCTCAGATTCGAAATGAACAAAAGGAAGCTGCAATTTCTAACATTTCCGGATTTATATCATTGCGCCAATAGTATGATGTCACTGTGGACATATCGCTGCGTAGGTTCCGAATACTTCGATACGGATTTGgacagagaatttttattcgaactgGCAGACTGTAGGATATACTTGGAAAATAATGTACAACACAAACAGTAtgttatttgtttttcgaaGTGTCTAATACTCCaaaatctttgaaaatgaattatttttagcaacGTTTGTTTGCAGTTTAGTATGTATCAAACTGAAACCTATGATTCCTGAACGTTGTTATCAAGAAGTGGACAGCAATTTTCGTTCCTACTCCAGAGCGATATTGGGACTAGGATGTAATCTTCATCGGTCCAGAGACCTAAGGTTCTTCTTTTTAGAATTGGTAGAGAAATGCATTGAACCATGGCGCCAAATCAATTGGAGTCACACGGATCTTAGGAACTTTCTAACAGTTTATACACAATGCGCGTTAGATATGCCTGTACTGAGGTGAGATGCAAGAACGTGTAGGGTAATGCGCTTAACTGGTCCCATTCaaattgaacatttaatttttcagagaCGGAGGATTAAGGGACGCTTTCGAACGCTACATGACTGTCATAACATGTTGTTTATTACGTATGTATCATACATGACTATCGGCGGGGGACGACGACACTgtgcaaaaaataaatatagttagcATCGACGGGTAGTTAGTCATTACAGATGAAAGAATATAGACGGATTTTATGTACATTGCAATTTATTACGtttcagtaataaataatcgataaacaAATGCAGCGTTTACACGCTCATTTCTTATACGCCgataatttacatttcttttatgTTACCAACGTCCATTGCGTATATTCCACAACgcgtaatattaatttgttattggATACTACTGCTCATACGTATACCACATCATATACATGTATGCATATAGTATATAGcgtatagtatatagtatatactatgtatatgTACGTTAACGGTATTCACAAGTATGTTTGCTTGTACTAAAaaccaattaataaataaacgtttcaCTTTGTATATACGCGAAAGTTTCGGAGTTACTTAaacataaatttctataatttttcttattattattgaacttTGTACTTACTCTCCGCTACATGCTCTCTTTACCTAGCAAGGAATCTAAAGGATGCTAAATTAAGGAACGGGTAGAAGATGGTGAGTAAGAAATTGGCAGGAACGGTCAACTTGatgggaaattgaattttac contains:
- the Fibp gene encoding acidic fibroblast growth factor intracellular-binding protein, whose protein sequence is MLSEVDVFISNYTLVDPEIYQLWVDGHSSSDAVNILHQRGICHLTNAPIELVASDILDHYRTYALLEKLLHTPTKLASEQLAFQIEPQTSQMLIEMYYEFDDIVIRELLGKKLTSKSRKDMDEVSEKTGITLKSCRRQYDNVKRVSKVVEDLPGSLVTNIEQHFLLSEDLAKRYAAVVFIACLRFEMNKRKLQFLTFPDLYHCANSMMSLWTYRCVGSEYFDTDLDREFLFELADCRIYLENNVQHKHLVCIKLKPMIPERCYQEVDSNFRSYSRAILGLGCNLHRSRDLRFFFLELVEKCIEPWRQINWSHTDLRNFLTVYTQCALDMPVLRDGGLRDAFERYMTVITCCLLRMYHT